The following are from one region of the Sciurus carolinensis chromosome 5, mSciCar1.2, whole genome shotgun sequence genome:
- the LOC124985875 gene encoding small nuclear ribonucleoprotein G-like: protein MSKAHPHPQLKKFMDKKLSLKLNGGRHVQGILRGFDPFMNLVIDECVEMATSGQQNNIGMVVIRGNSIIMLEALERV, encoded by the coding sequence ATGAGCAAagctcacccccacccccagctgaaAAAATTTATGGACAAGAAGTTATCATTGAAATTAAATGGTGGCAGACATGTCCAAGGAATATTGCGGGGATTTGACCCCTTTATGAATCTTGTGATAGACGAATGTGTGGAGATGGCAACTAGTGGGCAACAGAACAATATTGGAATGGTGGTAATACGAGGAAATAGTATCATCATGTTAGAAGCCTTGGAACGagtataa